Proteins encoded in a region of the Micropterus dolomieu isolate WLL.071019.BEF.003 ecotype Adirondacks linkage group LG09, ASM2129224v1, whole genome shotgun sequence genome:
- the LOC123976576 gene encoding zinc finger protein 771-like, translating into MSADRQLFPAPSSPLPPGAEEALCGVSPQSSPLPQMDTLRQLVTERLAAAVDDILGVFAETVAQYREQIDRQRRQLDGLRSEEEEEEEEEEEEGRCSQTADPPPASSWIKKCPDDQVLSVQLHLTDRMEETDAGTSAAQIKSEVGGEDCGASGPSGYFDPAGGSEEAGDGRLLAESSETEDSGEYWGEAAGLWKPVETEEAEGQSSSASSKARSSGDPSQEPELSRQPPPVFGCKVCGESFQRISYLLAHASAHLRDCGLCGKHLEHTENLKLHLRVHRETSFRCGVCGQSFTLRGNLRTHMRIHSGERPYGCTLCGKSFGRRATLVRHVRSHTGEKPFTCTYCGRGFVEKGNLTVHLRTHTGERPYWCSVCDRRFSQLSCFYKHPCQRRGVASGGAKTFQQELPQ; encoded by the exons ATGTCCGCGGACCGGCAGCTGTTCCCCGCGCCCTCCTCTCCGCTGCCTCCCGGGGCGGAGGAGGCTCTCTGCGGGGTGTCCCCTCAGAGCAGCCCGCTGCCTCAGATGGACACTCTGAGGCAGCTGGTGACCGAGCGGCTGGCGGCGGCGGTGGACGACATCCTGGGGGTGTTCGCGGAAACCGTGGCCCAGTACCGGGAGCAGATAGACCGGCAGAGGCGACAGCTGGACGGCCTGAGgtccgaggaggaggaggaggaagaggaggaagaggaggagggcaggTGCAGCCAGACGGCAG ATCCTCCGCCGGCGTCCTCCTGGATAAAGAAGTGTCCTGATGACCAGGTCCTGAGCGTCCAGCTGCACCTGACTGACCGCATGGAGGAGACGGACGCCGGCACCTCAGCTGCTCAGATCAAATCAGAAGTTGGCGGTGAGGACTGCGGAGCGTCGGGACCAAGCGGTTATTTTGATCCAGCCGGCGGCTCGGAAGAAGCCGGCGACGGCCGACTCCTCGCCGAGTCCTCTGAGACCGAAGACAGTGGAGAGTACTGGGGAGAGGCTGCAGGACTTTGGAAGCCGGTGGAGACGGAAGAAGCTGAAGGACAAAGTTCATCTGCGAGCTCGAAGGCGAGGAGCTCCGGCGATCCGTCGCAGGAGCCTGAGCTCTCACGCCAGCCTCCGCCGGTGTTCGGTTGTAAAGTCTGCGGCGAGTCCTTCCAGAGGATTAGTTATCTGCTCGCTCACGCGTCGGCACATTTGAGAGACTGCGGCCTGTGCGGGAAACACCTGGAGCACACGGAGAACCTGAAGCTCCACCTCCGAGTTCACAGAGAAACCTCGTTCCGCTGCGGCGTCTGCGGCCAGAGCTTCACCCTGCGGGGGAACCTCAGGACGCACATGAGGATCCACTCGGGCGAGCGGCCGTACGGCTGCACGCTCTGCGGCAAGAGCTTCGGCAGGAGGGCGACGCTGGTGCGGCACGTCCGCAGCCACACGGGCGAGAAGCCGTTCACCTGCACGTACTGCGGCCGCGGCTTCGTGGAGAAGGGCAACCTGACGGTGCACCTGCGGACGCACACCGGCGAGCGGCCGTACTGGTGCTCCGTCTGCGACAGGCGCTTCAGCCAGCTGTCCTGCTTCTACAAACACCCCTGTCAGAGGAGAGGCGTGGCCAGCGGCGGCGCGAAAACATTTCAACAGGAACTCCCTCAGTGA
- the LOC123976581 gene encoding class I histocompatibility antigen, F10 alpha chain-like, protein MKPSLVERQTPSIPPGSALFFGRMRVILLLLSCHVASPVIHSLKHVYTASSEVANFPDFVAVVFVDGVQTDYYDSITKTTVPIQAWMDRVTADDPEYWKRQTSYWEGQEQIGRVNIEILKTRFNQTEGIHVIQVLNGCEWDDETGQVNGFGLNSYQGEDILILDMKAQRWIATKPQLIRTQHKWNNDKSWLEFMEHRLTQECPVRLQNSLNYGKSTLLRTELPSVSLLRKTPSSPVSCHATGFYPDRAVIFWSRHGEELHQHVDHGELLHNPDGTFQMSVELDVSLVTPEDWWMYECVFQLSGVENDIITKLDPALIKTNWIEKSSDLTLVIIISAVLAVAIVFTVGTGVTVYKRRKAKLPSDSPDNLQLSEKLKPET, encoded by the exons ATGAAACCGTCGCTGGTTGAGCGACAGACTCCTTCCATTCCTCCGGGTTCGGCTCTCTTTTTCGGGAGGATGCGGGTGATTTTGCTGCTGCTTTCATGCCATGTTGCATCTCCAG TGATACACTCCCTGAAGCATGTCTACACCGCATCGTCTGAGGTCGCAAACTTCCCCGACTTTGTGGCCGTTGTGTTTGTTGATGGAGTTCAGACAGATTACTATGACAGCATCACCAAGACAACGGTACCTATACAGGCCTGGATGGACCGAGTCACAGCAGATGATCCAGAGTACTGGAAGAGGCAAACTTCGTACTGGGAAGGTCAAGAGCAGATAGGAAGAGTCAACATCGAGATTTTAAAGACGCGCTTTAACCAGACTGAAG gcATCCATGTAATCCAGGTGTTGAATGGCTGTGAATGGGACGATGAAACTGGACAAGTTAACGGTTTCGGTCTAAATAGTTATCAAGGAGAAGACATTTTAATATTGGATATGAAGGCACAGAGATGGATCGCTACAAAACCACAGCTTATTAGAACCCAACATAAGTGGAATAATGACAAAAGCTGGTTAGAATTCATGGAGCACCGTTTGACCCAGGAGTGTCCGGTGAGGCTGCAGAACAGTTTGAACTACGGGAAGAGCACTCTGCTGAGAACAG agcttccctctgtgtcccTCCTCCGGAAGACGCCCTCGTCTCCGGTGAGCTGCCATGCCACGGGTTTCTACCCTGACCGAGCCGTGATCTTCTGGAGCAGACATGGGGAGGAGCTTCATCAGCATGTTGACCACGGTGAGCTTCTCCACAACCCCGACGGGACCTTCCAGATGAGTGTGGAGCTGGACGTTTCGCTGGTCACACCCGAAGACTGGTGGATGTACGAGTGTGTTTTTCAGCTCTCCGGTGTTGAgaatgacatcatcaccaagCTGGACCCAGCATTGATCAAAACTAACTGGA ttgaGAAGTCCAGTGACCTGACACTAGTCATCATCATATCGGCAGTTTTGGCAGTGGCTATCGTCTTCACTGTGGGCACTGGTGTCACAGTTTACAAAAGGAGAAAAG